GAGGCAGCTTAATCCCAAGAGGTTTGGTAAAGTAGCTAAACACCTCCTTTAAAATGGTCTCTGTCGTCTCAAAATCATAGGCAATTTGTGGTTTGCCTGGTACATTCGGACAGGACAAATTCAACTCAGTTAAGCCCTTAAACTCACTTTCTTCCACTTGTTTTAACAGCCTATGAGTTTCTTCCTGAGACAGTCCGACCAAGGAAAGGAAGAAAGTTTGATTTGGTTCTTTTTCCTGCAATTCCAAAAGATAGTCCAAATAATAATCCAAACCTTGATTTGGCAAGCCCATCGAGTTAATCGAGCCAAGCGGAACATCCTGATAACGGGGTTCAGGATTTCCAGCACGCGCTTCTAAGGTAGCGGTCTTAGTCACAAAGGTTCCAGCTTGGGACAGTCTTACTTCCTCTAACTCTGCAATCGTCATGCAGGCAACCCCCGCGGCATTCATCAAGCAGTTTTCAAATGGAAAACCAGCAATCTGTGTCTTGGTTGATGGCATAGCGTCCTCCTTATCGTCTTATCCGTTTGGCATTATCCATGCGTATTTTTTGAGATTATACAGCCTGAAAGCCAAGATAGGTGTTCTTTGCAAACATTCTTTTCCTCTAGTATACCATCTCTAGGCATTTTTTTGGAAATTTAACGCACATCCTTGGTCAAATGTTCGTTTTTTAATTGTCCGAATTTTTAGAAAACTCCTTTCTTTTACCTTTACAAGTCCAACTTTTTCTGCTATAATAGCCCATGTGAAAAAATATAACATACAAGGAGTATCCCATGACAACTGCTAAAGAATACATTCAAAGCGCTTTTGAAACGGTAAAAGCTAGAAACGGACATGAGGCAGAATTCCTCCAAGCTGTCGAAGAATTTTTCAGTACACTGGAGCCTGTATTTGAAAAACATCCAGAATACATCGAAGAAAACATCCTCGCTCGCATTACAGAACCTGAGCGCGTGATTAGCTTCCGTGTGCCTTGGGTAGACCGCGACGGAAAGGTTCAAGTCAACCGTGGCTACCGTGTTCAATTTAACTCAGCGGTTGGTCCTTATAAAGGCGGACTTCGTTTCCACCCAACTGTGAACCAAGGAATTTTAAAATTCTTGGGCTTTGAGCAAATCTTTAAAAATGTCTTGACTGGTCTACCAATCGGCGGTGGTAAAGGTGGTTCAGACTTTGATCCCAAAGGAAAAACAGACGCTGAAGTGATGCGTTTCTGCCAAAGCTTCATGACCGAATTGCAAAAACACATCGGTCCTTCACTGGATGTACCAGCAGGGGACATCGGTGTTGGTGGACGCGAAATCGGCTACCTTTATGGTCAATACAAACGCCTTCGTCAGTTCGATGCAGGAGTGTTGACAGGTAAACCTCTTGGATTTGGTGGCAGCTTGATTCGTCCTGAAGCAACTGGCTACGGACTTGTTTACTATACAGAAGAGATGCTGCAAGCTAACGGCCAAAGCTTTGCTGGTAAGAAAGTTGTCATCTCAGGTTCAGGAAACGTTGCCCAATATGCTCTCCAAAAAGCAACCGAACTTGGAGCTACGGTTATCTCTGTTTCTGATTCCAATGGCTATGTCATTGACGAAAACGGTATTGACTTTGACCTTCTTGTCGATGTGAAAGAAAAACGCCGTGCTCGCTTGACTGAATATGCTGCTGAAAAAGCCTCTGCAACTTATCACGAAGGTTCTGTATGGACTTACGCAGGCAACTACGACATCGCTCTTCCATGTGCGACACAAAACGAAATCAACGGAGACGCAGCAAAACGTCTCGTTGCTCAAGGAGTTATCTGTGTGTCTGAAGGGGCAAATATGCCGAGCGACCTTGAAGCAATTGCCATTTACAAAGAAAATGGTATCTTCTACGGACCTGCCAAAGCGGCGAATGCGGGTGGTGTAGCCGTTTCTGCTCTTGAAATGAGCCAAAACAGCCTTCGCTTGTCATGGACACGTGAAGAAGTCGATGGCCGCTTGAAAGACATTATGAAAAATATCTTTACAACTGCAAAAGAAACAGCTGAGACCTATGACCTCGGCAACGATTACCTTGCAGGAGCTAACATCGCTGCCTTTGAAAATGTCGCAAATGCGATGATTGCTCAAGGAATTGTTTAAAAATCATATTTCTTAAACCACACTCAGATTGAAGAAAAAAGCTAGGTTGCGATTTTCTTCAATCTTTTTTCATCCCTTAAAATTTAGAGAATTCCACTCTTTCCCCTTCTTATACTCATGTAATTTCAAAAATAGCCATTCGATTGTACCGAACTCTCTATTGTTAGATTTTTGTCTAACTTTTGAGGGTCACACCAGATGTATACATATCTATTTTTATTTGAAAATGAAGCAGTTTCAGTAAGTCAAACAGGATGATTTTTTAGCAGATGAAAAGTACAGGCATAAAAAATAGCTAGTTTACGTTCGAACTATCTAAGAAAGTCGCAAAAATGCTAACTTTGATGTTGGATGAGTATTATACTCAAAAATCAAAATTTGACTAGGCAACGAAATCGCAGGTAAGACTAGAGGTTATGCTGGGGAGTGAGACTCAATCGGTATTTCGCAGAAATCGATTTTGTCGTCTTCGCTTTCCAATTTTTAGGCTCAGTCTCTTACTTTCAACCTTCAACAGTCCGCTGGAGTGTTGAAGCAAGGTGAGTTAATGATAACAGAGTTTGATTTTTGACGAGTATTCAATCATCCCCTTCTATCTAAAACTTGATTCTGTCTGTCTTTTCCTTTATAATAGTACTATAAGTAAAATAAAGGAGGATAAATATATGCAAAAACAAATTGAGCAACAATCATTGACCATTAACTTTTTCATGACCTTCATCGTGGCCATTTCAGGAATTATTGTTTATTTTCTGACCAATATTCAGGCTTTACTTCTCGATGGATTTTTCTCATTTATCAGTTTTTTATCCGCCATTATTGGGATTTATATTTCTAGAATCAGCCACCGAAAAACCGCTCGCTATCCTCATGGACTACATTTTCTGGAACCCCTCTACGCTATTTTTAAATCTATTTTAATCCTTCTTCTACTCCTCCTTGCTTTAATCAATGCCTCAGAAACAGCACTCCAGTACTTTTTAGCAGGTGAAGGTGAGGTTCTTGATGTCGGACCCATCCTTCCTTATACTTTCTTTGTTGTTTCGCTTTGTTTTGCCCTCAGTTTTTACAATCATTATCAAAATAAAAAAATTCATGGCCTAAGTACCATTTTAGCAGCGGAAGCTAAGGGTAGTCTCATCGATGGACTTCAATCTTTAGGAGCTGGTTTGGCGTTCGCTCTACTCTATGTCATTCCTATCAAAGGACCTCTTGGCTTTCTCCACTATACAGGTGATTTCTTTGTAACAGCGATTTCTGTCATCTGTTTGATTTCTGAGCCCATTAAAATGTTCCATCAGGCCTTTATTGAGTTATCCCACGGACTAGCCCTTGATCAGGAAATCACGGAACCCATCGACGATCTGATTTTAAAGCATTTTCAGGATCTATTGCCTCATGTCAACTACGAAATAATCAAAATCGGAATGTCTGTAAAGGTGAAAATTTATATTGAGCACGAACAAACTGAAATTCTCGCCGAAACATTGGCTATCCGAACTCCTTTTCTGAAGGAATTGCAACAAACCTATAGCAACGCCCATGTAGAAATGATTTATACATAAAAACAAGCAGCCACTGGGTTGCTTATTTTATATTTCTACTACTCATTTCAAGAATAGCCATTCTATCTATACTTGTTTATTTTTGCTGTATAAGACAAGCTAAGTGAGCTAAATGGGACGCTTTCTCCGTAGACGAAATGAATAGTCGGGAAAAAGGGCATTTACACCTAAATCAGCTAATAAAGTCGCAAAAATGCTACCTTTATTTTCATTGACACTAAACGATTACCTGATACGATTTGAGAAAGTGTCAATCATTACATGATTTCTACTACTTATCCACCTTTCTCTCTTTTTAAGAACAGCCATCTGTTTACTTTTTCTCAACTTTTTGAGCCAGCTGTCAGTAGTTCAATTCCTTCCTCCAGCAAAGCCTCATAATACAAGCGATAAAACTCGTGGTAGATTGTGGTCTGCATTCCAGATTGTACCGTCATTGTCACACGGAATGAAAATCGCCCTGCGATGTCCATTTGTGGCCCCAATAAATTGGGCTCTGTCAATATTTCTCTATATTTCGCTACTTCTTTGCTATTGACCTCAGCAATGACTTGATAAACCTTATCTAAGTCTGTCTGCGTTGACAGGGGCAAATCAATCACCACCCGCATATCTCCTCGAGAAAGATTGCTCACAACTGTAATATTACGATTTGGAACGAAATGCAGCGTGCCATCTGAATCTCTTACCTGCGTCGTTCGAATTCCTACACTGACCACGGTACCAGCAATTTTAATCGAGCCATTGGTCAAACGAACGGAATCCCCCACATCTAGCTGTCTTTCTAAAAGAATAAAAAAGCCATTTACCAAATCCGACAAAAAGCCTTGAGCCCCCATCCCAATCGCAACACCAGCAATCCCAGCCCCTGCCAAAAGACTAGACACTGGAAGACCCAAAATCGATAAAATCCAGTAAATCAATAAAAAATAAAGAACATAATTCAAACTATTTTCAATCAGCCGAACCAAGGTCTTTTGCCTCGCCTCGTCATGACTGGACAATCGAAAGGAAGGGGTCAAAATTCGTGTAACCGCCACATGAAGTAGCTTTTTTGCGATATAAAAGAGTAGGAATAAAAAGACCAAAGATACAAATTTATCAAACAGTTCATCTACCAAGGTCACCCAATTTAGCTTCTCGACATACCTTGAAAAGAGATTACTCGCGATTTCTTTCATATAAATCCCTTCTATTTATACAGGTTTTCCTTATTATACCACAGTTTCTTTAAAAATGAGGCCTATCTTTTTCAGAAAACTTTGAAAAAATATACAATTCCATTGCTTTTTCAACTCATTTATTTTATAATGAAGAACGATTGTCTTTCTTTTCAAAGAACTCAAAAAAGAAATAGTATTCTCGGAGGTAAGCATGTGAAAAAAATCATTGAAGCTTGGAAAAAATCAAGTCTAATCAAACGAATTGCCATTGGAATTTTTATCGGAGCTCTGCTGGCTCTTTCCTTCCCTAAACTTTCTGCCATCGGAATTTTAGGGGATTTATTTGTGGGAGGTCTAAAGGCTATTGCACCGCTGCTAGTATTTGCCCTGGTTGCCAATGCTCTCTCCCAACATAAAAAAGGCCAAGAGACCAATATGAAGACCATTATTATCCTTTATCTCTTTGGCACTTTTGCAGCAGCTTTGGTTGCTGTGGCATCCAACTATCTGTTTCCATTAACTCTTGATTTGGCAGCCTCTAAAGGGACGGATATTGTACCCCCAGACGGCATTGGACAAGTCTTAAGCAATTTATTACTCAATCTTGTAGACAATCCTGTCCATGCCATTATCACAGCGAATTATATCGGGATTTTGTCTTGGGCAGTAGTCTTTGGACTTGCCATGCGAGAAGCCAGCAAGACCAGCAAGGAATTGCTTCAAACCATGGCCAGTGTTACCTCTAAAATCGTTGAGTGGATTATCAACTTGGCACCATTTGGAATTTTAGGATTGGTCTTTAAGACCATCTCTGACAAAGGCATTCAAGTTCTCGCAAGCTACAGTGTCCTCTTGGCAGTCCTTGTCGGCAATATGCTCTTTGTAGCCTTGGTCATCAATCCTCTTATCGCTTTTATCATGATGCGTAAAAATCCTTATCCGCTTGTCTTTCAATGTTTGAAAACTAGCGGAATTACAGCATTTTTCACGCGGAGCTCTGCAGCGAATATCCCTGTGAATATGAAACTTTGTGAAGACTTAGGCCTCAATAAAGATACCTACTCCGTATCCATTCCTCTCGGGGCAACCATCAATATGGCTGGAGCTGCTATCACCATCAACGTATTGACTCTCGCTGCGGCCAATACATTAGGCATTCATGTTGATTTTGCAACGGCCCTGGTTCTTAGCATCGTAGCTGCTGTATCTGCCTGCGGTGCCTCTGGAGTCGCTGGCGGCTCCCTCCTTCTAGTACCAGTGGCTTGCAGCCTCTTTGGAATTCCAAATGAACTCTCCATCCAAGTAGTCGGCATCGGATTTATCATCGGTGTCATCCAAGACTCTTGTGAAACAGCCCTCAACTCCTCAACCGATGTTCTTTTCACCGCCGTTGCAGAAATGAGTGCTTGGAAATCTAAAGCATAATTCATTATCTTTTTAACAAAGGCACGGAAGAAAATTTTCCGCGCCTTTTTATATTGATTAAGCTTCAATACAGTGACTTTCCGCAACTTGTTTGTACCAGTAAGCACTTTTCTTAGGATAGCGTTCTTGAGTTTCGAAATCAACATAGAATAGTCCATACCGCTTTTCATAGCCATTTGACCAAGAGAAAACGTCCATCAAGGACCATAAGAAATAGCCTTTGACATTGGCACCGTCAGCAATTGCATCTGCAATAACTTCTAAATGCTGTTTCACATAATCAATCCGAGCATCATCATAGACCGTACCGTCTACAAACTCATCTTTATAGCCCAAACCATTTTCTGTAATATAGATTTTTTTATAATTTGGATACTGAGTTTTCACGCGCATAATCTGATCATAAAGACCTTGCGGATAAATCATCCAATCCCAATCAGTCCTTGGGACATCTACATCAAATTCTCTGCGACCAACGCCTTTAATTTGATACTTGGATCCGCCTTTTTCTCCTTTTCCGTTATGAGTAATTTCCGTTTCTTCAACATCATCTCCTCTCATCCAATCACTCATATAGTAATTGATTCCAAGGAAATCATTCAAATCCTTTGCAGCCTGTAAATACTCAAAATCTTCATCCAGTAATTCGAGTTGACCTCCATTTACCGCTAGTATTTGTTCAACCCCTTGCATCGTCTCATCTGAATACTTTCCAAGGTAAGTCGCATCTAAAATAAAGCGATTGTGAATAATATCTTCTAACTCTGCCGCCCGAACATCGGCTGGATTTTCAGGATTGTAAGGATATTTTGTCGGTAAAGCATGGACTACCCCAATCTCGCCTGCATAGCCCTTATCCTTAAAAAGTTTAACTGCTCGCGCATGAGCCACCATCATATTATGGTGAGACTGAAAAACTTTTTCCAGATTGTACTGAATTCCTGGTGGAAATTTTCCAACCAAGTATTGCCCATCTCCAATCGGTCCAATCTCGTTAAAGGTTGTCCAAAATTTGACTTCTGGAAACTCTGCA
The window above is part of the Streptococcus himalayensis genome. Proteins encoded here:
- the lacG gene encoding 6-phospho-beta-galactosidase yields the protein MAKQLPQDFIFGGATAAYQAEGATQIDGKGAVAWDKYLEDNYWYRADPASDFYHRYPVDLELAEKFGVNGIRISIAWSRIFPTGYGKVNPKGVEFYHRLFAECQKRQVEPFVTLHHFDTPEALHAQGDFLNRNTIDYFVEYAAFCFAEFPEVKFWTTFNEIGPIGDGQYLVGKFPPGIQYNLEKVFQSHHNMMVAHARAVKLFKDKGYAGEIGVVHALPTKYPYNPENPADVRAAELEDIIHNRFILDATYLGKYSDETMQGVEQILAVNGGQLELLDEDFEYLQAAKDLNDFLGINYYMSDWMRGDDVEETEITHNGKGEKGGSKYQIKGVGRREFDVDVPRTDWDWMIYPQGLYDQIMRVKTQYPNYKKIYITENGLGYKDEFVDGTVYDDARIDYVKQHLEVIADAIADGANVKGYFLWSLMDVFSWSNGYEKRYGLFYVDFETQERYPKKSAYWYKQVAESHCIEA
- the sstT gene encoding serine/threonine transporter SstT; translation: MKKIIEAWKKSSLIKRIAIGIFIGALLALSFPKLSAIGILGDLFVGGLKAIAPLLVFALVANALSQHKKGQETNMKTIIILYLFGTFAAALVAVASNYLFPLTLDLAASKGTDIVPPDGIGQVLSNLLLNLVDNPVHAIITANYIGILSWAVVFGLAMREASKTSKELLQTMASVTSKIVEWIINLAPFGILGLVFKTISDKGIQVLASYSVLLAVLVGNMLFVALVINPLIAFIMMRKNPYPLVFQCLKTSGITAFFTRSSAANIPVNMKLCEDLGLNKDTYSVSIPLGATINMAGAAITINVLTLAAANTLGIHVDFATALVLSIVAAVSACGASGVAGGSLLLVPVACSLFGIPNELSIQVVGIGFIIGVIQDSCETALNSSTDVLFTAVAEMSAWKSKA
- the gdhA gene encoding NADP-specific glutamate dehydrogenase, translated to MTTAKEYIQSAFETVKARNGHEAEFLQAVEEFFSTLEPVFEKHPEYIEENILARITEPERVISFRVPWVDRDGKVQVNRGYRVQFNSAVGPYKGGLRFHPTVNQGILKFLGFEQIFKNVLTGLPIGGGKGGSDFDPKGKTDAEVMRFCQSFMTELQKHIGPSLDVPAGDIGVGGREIGYLYGQYKRLRQFDAGVLTGKPLGFGGSLIRPEATGYGLVYYTEEMLQANGQSFAGKKVVISGSGNVAQYALQKATELGATVISVSDSNGYVIDENGIDFDLLVDVKEKRRARLTEYAAEKASATYHEGSVWTYAGNYDIALPCATQNEINGDAAKRLVAQGVICVSEGANMPSDLEAIAIYKENGIFYGPAKAANAGGVAVSALEMSQNSLRLSWTREEVDGRLKDIMKNIFTTAKETAETYDLGNDYLAGANIAAFENVANAMIAQGIV
- a CDS encoding dihydroorotate oxidase, with product MPSTKTQIAGFPFENCLMNAAGVACMTIAELEEVRLSQAGTFVTKTATLEARAGNPEPRYQDVPLGSINSMGLPNQGLDYYLDYLLELQEKEPNQTFFLSLVGLSQEETHRLLKQVEESEFKGLTELNLSCPNVPGKPQIAYDFETTETILKEVFSYFTKPLGIKLPPYFDMVHFDQAAAIFNQFPLAFVNCVNSIGNGLYIEDESVVIRPKNGFGGIGGEYIKPTALANVHAFYQRLKPEIQIIGTGGVLTGRDAFEHILCGASMVQVGTTLHKEGVAAFERITAELKVIMAEKGYESLDDFRGKLQYIEG
- a CDS encoding mechanosensitive ion channel family protein, which encodes MKEIASNLFSRYVEKLNWVTLVDELFDKFVSLVFLFLLFYIAKKLLHVAVTRILTPSFRLSSHDEARQKTLVRLIENSLNYVLYFLLIYWILSILGLPVSSLLAGAGIAGVAIGMGAQGFLSDLVNGFFILLERQLDVGDSVRLTNGSIKIAGTVVSVGIRTTQVRDSDGTLHFVPNRNITVVSNLSRGDMRVVIDLPLSTQTDLDKVYQVIAEVNSKEVAKYREILTEPNLLGPQMDIAGRFSFRVTMTVQSGMQTTIYHEFYRLYYEALLEEGIELLTAGSKS
- a CDS encoding cation transporter yields the protein MQKQIEQQSLTINFFMTFIVAISGIIVYFLTNIQALLLDGFFSFISFLSAIIGIYISRISHRKTARYPHGLHFLEPLYAIFKSILILLLLLLALINASETALQYFLAGEGEVLDVGPILPYTFFVVSLCFALSFYNHYQNKKIHGLSTILAAEAKGSLIDGLQSLGAGLAFALLYVIPIKGPLGFLHYTGDFFVTAISVICLISEPIKMFHQAFIELSHGLALDQEITEPIDDLILKHFQDLLPHVNYEIIKIGMSVKVKIYIEHEQTEILAETLAIRTPFLKELQQTYSNAHVEMIYT